GAAATTACCTGGAGTACGCTATATTGATAGCTTGGTTGAGGCAGGAGTATTAAAATTTCAAAAATCCTATAGAAAGGGTTTGGGTTTAATGGTGAGTAAAACAGAAATTACGTGAATAGTAATTCCTGTTAATATTGTGTAAACATATTGATTTAATGTGTTAGATTGATATTCATAGAATATTCTTTTTCCCTTTGTTTGTTTGTTATTTGATGATCTTTGATAGATTGAAAATATTTATTTCTCATTGTTTAATATTTGATTCTTGTATCAATGGTCTGTTTTTCTTATTGTATTTTTACAGAAAATACATATAATGGGAGATAGATATTATAAAAAGTCAGGTTCTGTGTTGTTCAAGCTTTCAATTGATTATGAATTGCGTGTAACTGAGATGCTTACTGCGAGGTTCGTTACAAAAGTTTACGACGTTTTTGCCGGATGTGAACCAAGCTACTATTCTCAAACAAATGTTTTAATAAAATAGTAAACTAATTTGCTTCGAAAAACAAGGCTAAAAATGTGGCGAAGCCCGAAGCGAGGTACGAGCGGAGCGTAAACTTTTAGTTATGTCCAGTGTCCCCATTCCTCGCTTACACACTAATCTTTTCGATTATTTTTAAATCATTTTTAAGATGAATCTGTTCTTCCCTTATATCATACTCATCTTGTAATGAAAGCCAAAAATGAGCACTATTCCCAAAATATTTTGATAATCTTAATGCTGTATCTGCTGTAATTCGTCTTT
This DNA window, taken from Candidatus Delongbacteria bacterium, encodes the following:
- a CDS encoding HigA family addiction module antidote protein; this translates as MNRDKILNIHPGEILEEDFLKPFNITAYKLSKDLHIPQTRISMIIKGKRRITADTALRLSKYFGNSAHFWLSLQDEYDIREEQIHLKNDLKIIEKISV